ATAAGTCAATAAGGTTTAATACATTCAAGTTTCTAAGTGATTAATGATTAATTGTAGTAGGTACTTACAGAGGCTGGGTTCATGCAACCACCGGTCAGATCAGAGCCAAGAATATGAAGAGTTAACTTTGAAACACTTGAGATCCATGTCTTCATGAAGAAACTCCCTGGGATGTTTCTGGCAAGCCCAAGTGAGATAGTAACAATTGCAAATGTTAGCAATCCTTCTGTAAGTGCACCTCGATGGATATCAACATTCAGACGTGGCCCAAGACCTATTTCAGGAAAGAGCTGAATTATGAGTTTGACCCCAGCAATAGAGCCAATAACCTGAAGAGATAAGAGATATGAGAGAAATTAAGTTGTCATCACTGTAAAATATGGAATTAGGAAAATCATTTCAAGTAGTACCTCCCACAACAGATAATATGTTTAGAAAAGTTATAGGAGCAGGAAGATAAAGCCTTATCATAGGTTACACGCAGTAACAGCTTAGTTCAACTGATAATTTCACTCAATGCTTGGGTTAACcttctttatgaatttatacTAGTACATGCAAGGGTTAACTAGGAAAAGGTACATTATTCCATAATCAATGTCTATTCACTCAGTCAACTCGTAATTACATAATCAAAGCTCAATTACAGGTTTATAACAATACTCTCCAACAAAACTAACACCAAGGAGTGCAGGATATCACACCTGTAATTGAgctttaatatttaaaaaatcctTATCATAGTTTTCACGCAGGAACAGTACAGTCCAACTGGTATTTTCACTCCAACCTTGTTGGAAAACAAGAGAAACAATGTTTCCTCTGATTTTATTCTTCATCATTTTGGATGAACTCTCAAATTTCCTTAGTTCTCTATGTTTTCCATATTGGTTCGATAGAGACACAGGGCTTAGTTAGGAAAACATGTCTGATTCCATAATCTATGCCTAATCAGTTAATCAACTCTTAATTACATAGTCAAAAGCTCAATTATAGCATTATAAGTAGTCAATAATTTCCATTTAAGCTAGTACCAACGAATGCATGATATTGAACCATACAACATGACTCcaagaatttggaaaaaacAACTGCCACGGTAAAAGGTCACCAAAAGAGATCTGACAGCAATGTCACTGCACAAGAGAAGAGGCAGCTATCTGGTCTAAAACACCATGGGGTCTTTCAAGGACATTTTCTGAGGTCAAGCTCGTCACTTGACCAGCTCTAATCAAACCTCCAACCCATATTCACTAGTCTATAACTATAAAAAGTCCTATTTCTCTCTTGATGCACAACACTTGAAAGAACAGTGGAACTCTAGCTTTTGCCTTGCTTCCCTTGTCAAAAGTCTTGTGCTTCTGTCCAAAACAACAGACTTGTATGTAGCTGGAGTTATCCTACTCAGTTCAGCTTCCCTAAACAACCTCAAGAATAAGTTTAATGCCAGAGGAGAACGAAGAAATAAGTGATCACAAGTGATATGACTTGCCGCAATTAATTATCCAAGCTAGTATCTGTACCTTGGGCTATACTTTATCATAGAAGAAGGCTGAAAACATGCAGTGGATTCCACTTTCCACCTTCTACAATCTGTTCTAGATGCATGTGAACCAAATTGAGGACATAAGGATCCTATTTTGGCCAGAAAGCTGTCATGAAAGGGGATAGGAGCTCTGATTTGGGCTTTGATATGTGCCTTTATTACTCTTGAATGAGATTTTTTTACCACTGAATTGGAGAGTCTGTTCTTGGGAAGTAGAACCTGATAAAACAAAAGCGAGCTTAATTGACGTTCTCTCAAGGCCAATCAATCTCAAGTGTTGAAGAGTTAAAAGACGGCCACTATAAATTGCTATCTACGGTCCAATAGGATTTGCAGCGGCAGAGGAGACTGAAGAGAAGAGGACCCAAGCTTCTTCGTTTAGGTGCATCAATCAATTTTGCCCCTTTGCAGCTAGGAAGGGTGGTCTAAGGAAGAGTTACCACGATCTCATAAAAAATGGAGTATTGAGAGCAGCAGGGGAAGGGTCAGAGCTGTCACCAGACAACCTCCTAGGACAGCAATCTTAAAACAAAGGGGGATTCTGGTAATGGGAAGGGTTGTAGGAGAAGTTATTAGGTCATCTTCTCCTTTTACCACAGCTCCATTTACTGAAGACCAAGGGGTGTGCAAGATAACTGCCCTTGGCAGTCTATATGCCTTCCTTAGATACCTTAGGGTTACAATCATTCAGGAAGAAGTTGTAGAAGTTACAAAACGAGTAGACAAATGGGGGCTCGTTGCTTGTGTTTCAtttagtttctctctctttagcgtaaactttttctttgcttcCCGTTCTTCCCTCATCGGCCTTCATATTGTTGCATTCATAGATACATGtggttcatcttcttcaactatGTCTTAGGATGGTGAACTATTTAGATCAAATCTATCCAATTTGAACAACATATCAACAGTTCACTTCTTTTCCAActaatgttttcattttagtGCCACTCTTCTTAAGAATTTCGTTCTCTCTCTTAAGGAAAAAATACAAACTACTTGTTTCATGGCATTAGTGTCATCTAGAACATCTATTCTAATTATTTACGCACAATATAATTCAGAAAGGACCACTTAATAGGGTATAATAAAGGAGCGAAGGCAGAGCATATTTAGAGACTTGTATGGAGTATCACCATAATAGGTCTGTTGTAATATATGTCATGAGATTATCTAAATTCCAAAATCAACAGAAAGCGACATAAATTGGCATTTCCCACACGGAAAACAATTCctcaattaattaaatctGTTTGAAGATGTATAATTTCTATTTCACTAAAGCAGTCAAATAGAGAACACAAACAAGAACAACCAATATCTCAAATtgttcaacaacaaaaaaaaggcacgtatatttcaaaattttcaaacaacCCAAATTGTTCATGTATCACAGAAACTAGGAAACCAAGATAACCCAGAACCGCTATTTAAAGCCAAATCAGATTTCAACCACCCAAATTAGATTTTCCGCAAccaaaaattgtaaaaatcaACTCTACATACAAAGATCAAAACCCAAGATTCATTCACTCTAAATTCTACCATTTCCCTCCTCAAGTTTTGTATCTAGCCAACCAAACAACCAAATAAGACAAGCCCATGAAAAGGGGGCGTTGGGTTACCTGAGCAGGGATTCTTGCAGCAACAGTGAAAAGGAAGCGGGTGAAATCCCCAGTGATTGCGGCAGCAAAAACGGTGAGAGGATTGTAAGTGCCACCATTGGTAATCTTTCCCAGCAAGGCAAAGAAGAACATGTTTACAATTGACAGAGTGGATTTGATAATTTCACCGGTGGGTTCATGGCCAAACCCCAGATTGTTGTAAACATACATCTTAATCAAGACCCCTGACCAAACCCACATGAACGAGATTGTGAAATCTGATACAAGCAAACCAATCCTCCCCATTTTGCTCGCACAGAAATCACCAATGCTTACGCTTTGCACAAAAATGGTGGCTGGCCAATGCTCAGGCTCTAGGGGATGCTGATGATGAATAAGATTCGTTTACTTTGTCCTTCCATGTTGACcaaaaatagaattttttttttgttgggtcgGAAAAACGTAAAGAAAATGTATTGTGAgaggatatatatttttcaaaccCCGCCCGCTTAGGTAGGTGCGGGGACTATACGAACTTTCACTGTCTTTTCGTGTCTGTCGGATTGTAGGTTCTTTTTGTCGAATACAAGTTACAACCAGCCCACAACTCTTCAAAAATagggaaataaaataataagcgGCTTTAGCCTTCAATAATactattttaatcaatttctaATAGTGGGGAAACCTTTCTTTTTAGGATTTATCGTTTTATTAGTTCCTGAATTTAGAttcaatttgtatttgagtacttcaattttcaaaatggttcccgtggtcccttaactttagtttcgtttgCACAACTAGTCCTACCGTTGCTTCTGTcaattttttatgttaaatgcaggggcaaaatagtatttttatattaaaaccaaaaaaatgaataaaaatttatatctttaaaata
Above is a genomic segment from Prunus dulcis chromosome 7, ALMONDv2, whole genome shotgun sequence containing:
- the LOC117633685 gene encoding probable aquaporin SIP2-1 — protein: MGRIGLLVSDFTISFMWVWSGVLIKMYVYNNLGFGHEPTGEIIKSTLSIVNMFFFALLGKITNGGTYNPLTVFAAAITGDFTRFLFTVAARIPAQVIGSIAGVKLIIQLFPEIGLGPRLNVDIHRGALTEGLLTFAIVTISLGLARNIPGSFFMKTWISSVSKLTLHILGSDLTGGCMNPASVMGWAYARGAHLTKEHILVYWLAPIEATLLAIWTFRVLVPQLKEEKVDKKAKSE